Part of the Halomarina litorea genome is shown below.
CGGTCAGCGATGCGTTCGCCGACCGTCTCGGCGTCGAACGCTTCGTCCCCACGGAGCCACCCGCGTTCCTCGGCGAACTCGGCGTCGGGCGGGACGACGACGAGGACGACGACCTCCTCGCCGGTCAGTTCGCCGAACCGCGTCGCGCGGGCGACGGCGGTCCGCGAGAGGTCGGACCCGTCGAACGGAGCCAGGAGAACCATACCACCTCCACGGGACGCGCCGGCATAACTCCTGTCGGTGGAGCGAGCGGTCGGCCGCCTCAGAGCGACTCGGTCTCGTCGACGCTCTCCTCTACCTCCTCCAGGTCGCGTCCCTCGTTGGCCTCGCTCTTGCCCTCCGCCCTGCCCGTCAGTTCGCCGTAGAGGGCCTCGCGGACCTCCTCCGCACTGCCGAACTCGTCGCGACCCGTGTTGGTCATGCGGTCGAAGACGCTCCCCAGCGACTCCGTCTCGTTGGGCATGTCGAGTGGCTGGTCGGCGTACTCCTTGGCGAGTTCCTCGCTCCTGACGGGGTACTTCCGTCCGCCGAGGTCCTCCTCGACCGACTCCATGATGCGCTCGACGCTCTCGGCACGGTCGTGCTTTCGCTGCTCCGCACGGTCCTGGGCGCGGTCTCGGTCGGTCATTGTCGTACCCGGTGAGTAGACGCCTCGGACACAAAGGCGTGCGGGCCCGCCTGTGCAGGGTCGCCGGGTCAGTTCGTCGTGAGGATCTCGACGACGTCGCGGTGGTCGAGCGGGTGGTCCGCGCCGATCTGGCGCTTCGACCGGCAGTCGACGCCGTGCAGGAGGCCGTCGCCGATGTCCGAGTGCAGGAAGTACGCGAAGTCCTCGGTGGTCGCGTCGGGCGGCAGGAGGAAGCAGTCCCGGAGGACCTTCCCCTCGTCCGTGACGACGCCCTTCGCGCTCCCGGGGAAGATGGCCTTCACGCCGAGGACGTCGAAGAGGGCGCTCTCGAGGGCCGCCTGCACGCCCGTCCCCTCGAAGGCGGTGACGAAGTCGCGGATCTGTTCGAGGCCGCGCTTCTGGTCCATCGAGACGTCACCCACCACCTCGAAGTCCGACGCGCCGGGCGTGTAGTCGACGACGTCGTTCTCGGCGGCCTTCTTGAGTGCTCGCTCGGCGTGGGCGCTGACGGGGACGAACGTGAGGTGGTCGTAGTCGGGGTCGGCGGTTATCTCCTCGTAGTTGGCCTGCGCCTCGGGCGTGTCCATCTTGTTGGCCGCGATGACCATCGGCTTCGTGCGCTTTCGAATCTCGCGGGCGAGTTCGAGTTTCGCCGCCTCGTCCCACGCGTCGGGGTCCAGTTCCATCCCCATCGCGAGGATGACCTGCTTCATCTGGTCCTTGTTGATGCCGAAGGCGTCCATCTGTTCGGCCAACGACACCTCGATGTCCTTGTCGGTCCCGTGGTAGCCGTTGCGATAGCGCTCGATGCCTTTCTTCAGGACGCCGAGGTACCACTGGTCGAGTTCCTCCTCGAGGAAAGCGATGTCCTCGCGGGGGTCGTGGCCCTCGGTCGGTTCGCCCTCGATGTCGGTCTTCCCGGAGAAGTCGACGACGTGGACGAGGACGTCCGCCTCGTTGAGGTCGGTGAGAAACTGGTTGCCCAGTCCCTTCCCCTCGTGGGCACCGGGGATGAGGCCGGCGACGTCCACGAGTTTCGTGGGGACGAAGCGCGTCCCGTCGTCGCAGAACCCCGTCTCGGGGGTGCACGTCTCGCCGAACTCGGGGGCGGCACACTCCACGCGCACGTACGCCTCCCCGATGCTCGGGTCGATGGTGGTGAACGGGTAGGCCCCCTCGGGCACGTCGTTCATCGTCGCCGCGTTGAAGAAGGAGGACTTGCCCACGGATGGCTTGCCCACGAGACCGATCTTGTAGCTCATTGACCCTCGTCGGGAGTGGGGTCGCTAAGGGGTTGCGTCTCGGTCCGTAGTTGGCACGCGAACGCATGGCAGTCGCCTCGGCCACCCGTCGGCCCCCGAAGTGATGGGCCGCCCCCTCCTACCGCGGGCATGGACGTCTCGCACATCGACCACGTGAACCTCCGCATCCCGGCCGACGGCGTCGAGGAGGCGGTGACGTTCTACGTCGACATGCTCGGCTTCGAGACGGACCGGATGGACGCCTTCGAGTCCGGCGAGGAACCCTTCTTCTCGATTCGCCTCGCGCCCGACCACGTCGTCCACCTCTGGCCCACCGAGGAGTTCGACCCACCACAGGCGACGAACTACGACCACCTCGCACTCGTCGTGGAGGACGACGTCGACGGCATCGAGGCCGAACTGGAGGCGAGGGGCGTCGTGGTGCAGGAGCGACTCGACGCCCCCCTCGGCGCGACGGGCGAGGCACCCGCCGTCTACGTCCGCGACCCCTTCGGCTACCGCCTCGAACTGAAGGCCGGACGGGACACCTGAGAGTCTGCCACAGTTGTTCACCGAGAATCTATGTAGGACGCTCGCGAGCGGCGCGGAGGCCAGCGAAACCCGCCCCGTAGTCCTGAACTATCACGAACGTTGTAGGTACGTACGCAGTACCACGGTACACCTTACACGGTCGTTACACGGGGTGAGGACACGATTCTTCACGACAGGTGTGGTACCACGTCTCATTTCCTATCACTTAGAGAGAATATTTTTATACCCGGAACCCGAACTACAGAGTGAGACCGGAGACGGGTGCTCCCCGCGTTCGTCCCCGCTCGGTTCGCACGATGTCACGACGATTCACGCACTACGACGGCCGGTACGACCCACGAACACCCAGCGACACGTCCTCGCTCGTCGGGATGCTCGCGTTCGCCGCGCTCTTCCCCTTCCTCCTCTGGGCGGTCAGCCACCCCGCCGCCGCGGCGACAGTCGTCACCGTCGGCGCGGTGACGCTCCTGCTCGCCCGCTTCGGGACGGCCGCCGCCGTCCGGCGCCTTCGCGGTCGCTCGACGGCGTTCAAGCTCCCCGGCCTCGGCGCGCGCGTCGAGGTCAGCCTCTCGCCGAAGCTCAACCGATAGACCCGCACCGCGCGAGAACACACCGACTCCGGCCCGCCGCGGGCCGCGTCGTGACTCGACTCCCGACCACCCGACCGCGCTGCTTCTTCCCGGCGTCCGCACGACGCCCCGCCGACCTCAGACCAGTAGCCCGTCGAGCACCGCCCGTCCGGCGCGGTAGGCGTTCTCCGCGGCCGCCTCGATGGCGTACTCGCCGGTCTCTTCCGCGAGGCTCTCGCGTGGGGTCCGGTCGTCCAGCGGCCGGTCGTAGTTCGCCAGCGCCCGCACCGAGACGTACCGGTCGAGCAGGCCGACGCGGTCCAGCGCGACCGCGACGCCCGCCGACTCCATCTCTGTGATGCGGTAGGTCCCCGCGTCGTACGCCCCGACGAGCCACTCGACCTGGTCCGCGAGGGCCGCGCCGTGCCAGAACTCGTCGCCCGAGACGACGGTCCCCGACCCGACGACCGGCGGGTCGTCGCCCACCGTCCGGAGGTCCGTCCCCCGGACCGCCTCGACCGCCGCCGCGGCGCGGTCGCCGTCCAGCGGGTAGACGTAGTCGCGCTCGCGGAACGCCAAGAGTTCGACCGGTCGCTCGCCCCCGTGTTCGGGCAGGCGGTTCTTCCGGTCCCAGTCGACGACGCACTTGCCGACGGAGACGGACCCGAGCGGTCCCGCCGCAGGCGGACCACCCGCGATACCGGCGGAGAGGAACAGCGCGTCCGAGCACTCCACCCGGTCGGTCGCGAGCAGCGTGGCGACCGTCGTCGCCGCCTCCGCCTTCCCGATGCCCGTGGGAACGACGCCGACGCCCTCGTCCGTGTACCGCAGGGGGGCGACGAGTCCCGGCAGGTCGAGTTCGCCGGCGAAGGACACGCCGTCCAGCCACGGCTGGAGTTCGCTGAACCCGAGGACCTCGTGGAACGCGGGGAGGACGAGGGCGCGCAGGGTGAGCGGGCCGCCTCCGTCCCCGTCGGTCGCTTCCCCGCTCATCTCTCCACCACGTCGGGGAGGTCGGCCAGCCCCGACAGTTCGTGTGTGGGTTCGACGGAGAGGTCGTAGTCGGCGCGGTGTTCGCGCCACAGGAACGCCGAGTCGGTGCCGGCGGCGTGGGCGGCCACCACGTCGCCCTCGCTGTCGCCCACGTAGAGGGCGTCCTCGACCTCGACGCCGAGATCGGAGAGTGCCCGCTCGATGAAGTACGGTTCGGGCTTCTTGCGGCGGACGTCCTCGACCGTCGGCTGGCGGCCGTAGTACGTCTCGAAGTGCTCGCGGAGGTCGTAGTGGTCGAGGATGCACTCGATGGTCGCGTGCTGGTTCGAACTGACGATGCCCTTCGGCACGTCGAGCGCGAGGGCGGCGTCCACGTCGTCGTACAGCGGTTTCCGTCCGTCGAGCACCTCCGCCTGCTGGGCCTCGGTGTAGTTCGTATCGCGGCGGTGCCAGAACTCCTCGGGGTCGAGACCGTGCCGGGCACAGACCGCCTCCAGACCGTCGACGGTGACGTGCGAGAGAATCGCCCGCAGGTCGTCGTCGCTCGGGTCCACGCCGAAGGCGTCGAACGCGCCGTGGGCCGCGGCCCGGAGCACGTCCCAGTCGGTTATCTCGGTGAGGACCCCGTCGTTGTCGAAGACGACTGCCTCGTAACGCATGGGTGGACCTCGCTGCGAGACGCCGATGAGTCTACCGGACGACGGTTCCCCCGGTTGTGGCCTCGTCGCACTCGCGTTCGGGGCGTCGAGTGGACGCGGCCGTGTCGCTCGGCGGAAGAAGAGAAGCGTTCGCGGCGGCCTACTCGACCGTGTTCCGGAGGGTGCCGACGCCCTCGTAGGTTATCTCGATTTCGTCGCCCGACTCGACGAGTCCCGGGTTGGCGGGACTGCCGAAGGAGATGACGTCGCCGGGCCGGAAGGTGAACCGCTGGGAGAGGAAGGCGACGATCTCGCGGGGGGTGAAGAACATCTGGGCCGTCGTCGCCTCCTGACGGCGTTCGCCGTTGATGTCCGTCCACATGTCCATATCCGAGACGTCGGCGTCCGTCTCGACGTAGGGGCCGAGGGGGCCGGACCCGTCGAACGCCTTGCGGGCGGTGCGGCCCTCCTGGTCGAGGGCGTCGAGGTCGTTCATGATGGTGTAGCCGAGGAGGGCGTCGTCGACCTCGCTCTCGTCGAGTTCGTGGCACTCCTCGCCGACGACGACGGCGAGTTCGCCCGCGTAGGTGAGTTCGTCGGTCCACTCGGGGTACTCGATGGGCGCGCCGTGGGAGATGACCGACACCGGCGGCTTGATGAAGAAGTCCGGTTCGTCGGGCACGTCGTAGCCCATCTGTTCGACCTTCGCGCCGAAGTTGCGACCCACGCAGAACAGCGCCGAGGGCTCACAGGGCGCGAGCAGGTCGTACTCCCCCTGCTCGTATCGCTCCCCGTCGTCGGTGGTGACGCCGCCGTCGACGTACTCGCCGGTCTGCACGCCGTCGTCCGTCTCGATGCGCGCGAGTTTCATGCCCCTACCTCCCGCCGGCGGGCCGTATGCCTTGCGAGTCGGGACGGTGAGAAGACATATCTCCGTGCCAACGAATACCACCCACATGGAGTCGGACAAGCGCCACTACCCCTTCGAGGGCACGGAACCGCAGGTCCACGGCAACGCCCACGTCAGCCGCGAGTCCACGCTCGTCGGCGACGTGACGGTGGAGGCGAACGCGAGCGTCTGGCCGGGCGTCGTCCTCCGGGGCGACGTGGGACCGGTCGTCGTCGGCCGCGAGAGCCACATCGGGGACAACGCGACCATCCACGCCTCCCACCTCGGCGAACGGGTGATGGTCGGCCACGGCGCGGTGCTGAACGAAGCCACCGTCGAGGACGGTGCGCTGATCGGGTTCAACGCCGCCATCAGCGAGGCCACCGTCGGCCGGGGGAGCATCGTCGCCATGGGGACGAACGTCCTCCCCGGCATGGACATCCCACCGAAGTCGTTCGTGTTCGGGACCCCCGCCCAGTACGTCCCGCTCTCGGAGTCGACGGTCAACACCGAGGGCGTCTTCGAGTCGTACTCCTCCGGGGAGTACACCAACCTCGCGGCGCGCCACGAGGCGCTGTTCGACTAGTCGACCCCCCCGACTACGACAGTTCCTCGATCACGTCCGGCGAGTCGTTCGCCGGGTTGTTCACCGCCTTCGAGACCGGATACGCGCGGAACTCCTCGTCGGTGGGCATCCCCACCGCCTCGACGTCCGCGCCGTCCAGCCACGCCGCCTCGTCCTCGGGGGCGAGCACTAGCGCCTGCCGGTGGTGGTACTGCGCCATGAACGGCGTCGGCTCCCGGGTGACGATGGTGAACGTCTCGATAGCCTCCGTCTCCCGGTCCGGACCCCCCTCGCCGCCGAACTCCCCCAGTCCGGTCTGCTTCTGTTTCGGCTTCCAGTTCTGGTAGAGACCGGCCAGCGCGAACGGTTCCTCGTCTCGCCGGGTGATGCGGTAGGGCTGTTTCCCCGCGTCACCCTGTTTCCACTCGTAGATGCCGTCCGCGGGCACCAGACAGCGCCGCTCCCGGTATGCTTCGCGGAACGCGGGCTTCTCGGCCAGCGTCTCCGCCCGGGCGTTGATGAACCCGTCGCCCAGTTCGTCGGCCCACGAGGGGAGCAGGCCCCACCGGGACTCGGTGATGGACTCGCGGGAGACGTCACGGACGACGGGGAGCGACTGGCGCGGCGCGGCGTTGTAGCGCGGGCGGTACTCGACGGTCAGGTCGGCGTCGAACCGTTCCTCTAGCTCGTCGGGCGGGACGAAGAGACTGTAGCGGCCACACATACCCGAGCTACACCCCGCAGGGGTAAGAACCGTCGCCCGGCACCGGACTACAGGGGGCGCTCCTCGCGTTCGGCGCGGACGACGATGGTGTCCGCCACCCGGTCGCCCAGTCGCTGGCGCTGGGTGGTCCGTGGCAGCGAGAGGAGGCCGACGCCGAGGACGTCGGCGAGACGGAGCAGTTCGCGGACGGCCGCCGCCCGGTAGGTCGGTGCGTCCCCGCGGGAGTCCACGACGACGACACCCGCGAGGTACTTCCCGAGCGTCTGTCCCCACGTCCCGACGAGCGCGACGGCGTACGACATCCAGACGACGGGCGCGAACAGGAGTGCCGGCGGGAGGCCGACGTCCGCGAGTTCCACCGCGTCGAACGGGCCCGCGAGCGTCGCGAGCGCGACGCTACAGAGGCCGACGACGACGGCGTCGATGCCGACTGCGAGGGTGCGCTGGCCGACGACGTCGCTCGCCGCCAGGTCCGGCGCGACCCGACTGAACTCCACCATAGTACGTGAGACGCGAGGGTACGGGTAAAAACCCGTCGTCTATCGAGATAGTCTTCAGCCGATACCATCACCCCGTCGAGACACAACGATTAACACACGAATGTCCGAACGCGGTGTATGCTCGACGACATCACGGCGCTGGTGACGGGTGCGAGTCAGGGAATCGGCCGCGAGATAGCCCGGACGTTCGCCGACCGGGGCGCGAACGTCGTACTGGCGGCGCGAAGCGAGGCGAACCTGCGCGAGACGGCCGAGCCGATGCCCGAGGAGCGAACGCTGGTCGTCCCGACGGACGTGACCGACGAGGCGCGCGTCAAGGCGGCGGTCGAGGCCTGTGTGGACGCGTTCGGCGGACTGGACTGCCTCGTCAACAACGCGGGCATCGCGGGACCCACCGCACCCCACGAGGAGGTGTCCGCCGAGGAGTGGCAGACCGTCCAGAACGTGAACGTCCTCGGGTCGTTCCTCTGTGCGAAGCACGCCTCGCCGCACCTGCGCGAGAGCGTCCGGGGGAGCATCGTGAACGTCTCGTCCATCGGCGGGAAGAAGCCCTACCCCCTGCGGACGCCCTACGCCGCCTCGAAGATGGCGCTCATCGGTCTGTCGCGGGCGCTGGCGTTCGAACTCGGCGAGGACGAGGTGACCGTCAACACCGTCTGTCCCGGTCCCGTGACCGGTGACCGCATCGAACGCGTCTTCGAGGCGCGCGCGGAGGCGACCGGCGTGAGTTACGAACAGGCGAAACGCGACCTCGTCCTCGACGACCTGCCCCTCGACGAGATCGTGCCCGTCGAGGAGGTGGTCGAACAGGTCGCCTACCTCGCGGGGCCGAACGCGCGCCACGTCACCGCACAGGACGTCAACGTCGACTCGGGGGCGACCTGGTACTGAGGCGAGGTCGAACCCGACGACTGCGGGGCCACACACTGACGGGCCCGGGGGGCGAAGCGGGCGTATGAGCACGACAGTCCCCGTCGACGAGTGGGACCGGATGACGACGGAACTCCGGACGTTCGCGGGGGAGGAGGGGCGCATCGAGGAGTCCGATGACGGTATCCGCGTCGACTTCGGGTCGGCGCACGTCTCCCTCGGGCGCGACGGGCGCGTCGAGACGGGGATGCCCCTCCACGACTTCGCCACCGCCGACGCCGTCGCCGTCGAGTTCGACCACAACGCGGGCGTCTTCCACGTCCGCGGTGAACACACCACCTACCGATTCGAGCGGCCCTGAGCGGCCCCCTGAACGCCCGGGAGCGCCCGCGACTTTAAATCGGATGGCGCGCAACGTGAACCCGTGACGCGGGAGCCATCGTTCGACATCCCGACCCGCCCGGAGCGCCGGTACTCGCGGACGACCGTCGAGTACGATGGGTCGGTGGTGTTCTCGCTCGTCCCTCGGGGCCGGAAGGACGCCCCCGCGGACGGGGAGGTCGACCGCCTCCTCGGGCGGGTGCTGGAGGAGGGCCCGTACCGCTACGGCGACTGGTTCGACCTCCCGATGCCGCTGTACCTCGTCCACGACGACGACACGGGCGATACGTTCCGGGTGGCGGTCCGCGACGGCACCGTCGAACTGCACGTCCTGCCGGAGACGGAGTCGGCGGGGTTGCGAGCGCTGTACGACCGCCTCGTGGCCGCGAGCGACGACCAGTGGGCAGTCGACTGTCGCACCGGCGAGTGATGGGTCGGTCGGAACCGATTAGCACCGGGGCCGCAATCGGTCGGTATGACAC
Proteins encoded:
- a CDS encoding redox-regulated ATPase YchF; this encodes MSYKIGLVGKPSVGKSSFFNAATMNDVPEGAYPFTTIDPSIGEAYVRVECAAPEFGETCTPETGFCDDGTRFVPTKLVDVAGLIPGAHEGKGLGNQFLTDLNEADVLVHVVDFSGKTDIEGEPTEGHDPREDIAFLEEELDQWYLGVLKKGIERYRNGYHGTDKDIEVSLAEQMDAFGINKDQMKQVILAMGMELDPDAWDEAAKLELAREIRKRTKPMVIAANKMDTPEAQANYEEITADPDYDHLTFVPVSAHAERALKKAAENDVVDYTPGASDFEVVGDVSMDQKRGLEQIRDFVTAFEGTGVQAALESALFDVLGVKAIFPGSAKGVVTDEGKVLRDCFLLPPDATTEDFAYFLHSDIGDGLLHGVDCRSKRQIGADHPLDHRDVVEILTTN
- a CDS encoding VOC family protein, giving the protein MDVSHIDHVNLRIPADGVEEAVTFYVDMLGFETDRMDAFESGEEPFFSIRLAPDHVVHLWPTEEFDPPQATNYDHLALVVEDDVDGIEAELEARGVVVQERLDAPLGATGEAPAVYVRDPFGYRLELKAGRDT
- a CDS encoding purine nucleoside permease, translated to MSGEATDGDGGGPLTLRALVLPAFHEVLGFSELQPWLDGVSFAGELDLPGLVAPLRYTDEGVGVVPTGIGKAEAATTVATLLATDRVECSDALFLSAGIAGGPPAAGPLGSVSVGKCVVDWDRKNRLPEHGGERPVELLAFRERDYVYPLDGDRAAAAVEAVRGTDLRTVGDDPPVVGSGTVVSGDEFWHGAALADQVEWLVGAYDAGTYRITEMESAGVAVALDRVGLLDRYVSVRALANYDRPLDDRTPRESLAEETGEYAIEAAAENAYRAGRAVLDGLLV
- a CDS encoding HAD family hydrolase; its protein translation is MRYEAVVFDNDGVLTEITDWDVLRAAAHGAFDAFGVDPSDDDLRAILSHVTVDGLEAVCARHGLDPEEFWHRRDTNYTEAQQAEVLDGRKPLYDDVDAALALDVPKGIVSSNQHATIECILDHYDLREHFETYYGRQPTVEDVRRKKPEPYFIERALSDLGVEVEDALYVGDSEGDVVAAHAAGTDSAFLWREHRADYDLSVEPTHELSGLADLPDVVER
- a CDS encoding fumarylacetoacetate hydrolase family protein, which encodes MKLARIETDDGVQTGEYVDGGVTTDDGERYEQGEYDLLAPCEPSALFCVGRNFGAKVEQMGYDVPDEPDFFIKPPVSVISHGAPIEYPEWTDELTYAGELAVVVGEECHELDESEVDDALLGYTIMNDLDALDQEGRTARKAFDGSGPLGPYVETDADVSDMDMWTDINGERRQEATTAQMFFTPREIVAFLSQRFTFRPGDVISFGSPANPGLVESGDEIEITYEGVGTLRNTVE
- a CDS encoding gamma carbonic anhydrase family protein; amino-acid sequence: MESDKRHYPFEGTEPQVHGNAHVSRESTLVGDVTVEANASVWPGVVLRGDVGPVVVGRESHIGDNATIHASHLGERVMVGHGAVLNEATVEDGALIGFNAAISEATVGRGSIVAMGTNVLPGMDIPPKSFVFGTPAQYVPLSESTVNTEGVFESYSSGEYTNLAARHEALFD
- a CDS encoding SOS response-associated peptidase, with product MCGRYSLFVPPDELEERFDADLTVEYRPRYNAAPRQSLPVVRDVSRESITESRWGLLPSWADELGDGFINARAETLAEKPAFREAYRERRCLVPADGIYEWKQGDAGKQPYRITRRDEEPFALAGLYQNWKPKQKQTGLGEFGGEGGPDRETEAIETFTIVTREPTPFMAQYHHRQALVLAPEDEAAWLDGADVEAVGMPTDEEFRAYPVSKAVNNPANDSPDVIEELS
- a CDS encoding RDD family protein, with the translated sequence MVEFSRVAPDLAASDVVGQRTLAVGIDAVVVGLCSVALATLAGPFDAVELADVGLPPALLFAPVVWMSYAVALVGTWGQTLGKYLAGVVVVDSRGDAPTYRAAAVRELLRLADVLGVGLLSLPRTTQRQRLGDRVADTIVVRAEREERPL
- a CDS encoding SDR family NAD(P)-dependent oxidoreductase: MLDDITALVTGASQGIGREIARTFADRGANVVLAARSEANLRETAEPMPEERTLVVPTDVTDEARVKAAVEACVDAFGGLDCLVNNAGIAGPTAPHEEVSAEEWQTVQNVNVLGSFLCAKHASPHLRESVRGSIVNVSSIGGKKPYPLRTPYAASKMALIGLSRALAFELGEDEVTVNTVCPGPVTGDRIERVFEARAEATGVSYEQAKRDLVLDDLPLDEIVPVEEVVEQVAYLAGPNARHVTAQDVNVDSGATWY